In Candidatus Nitronauta litoralis, one DNA window encodes the following:
- the gltX gene encoding glutamate--tRNA ligase — protein MNDKVRVRFAPSPTGYLHIGGVRTALFNWLYARNQGGTFVLRIEDTDASRSTDESIQEILAAMAWLGLDHDEGPYRQTERQDLYNRKIQTLLDNGQAYRCYCSAERVEELRKQLQAEGKNPMYDGLCRNREDQPDEPHVIRLKSPLKGNTVFNDLLRGNISWDNTELDDFILQRTDGTPTYNFVVVVDDADMNITHVIRGDDHLSNTPKQILIFDALGLPRPKFAHISMILGNDKKRLSKRHGATSTLAYRDDGFLPDALVNYLARLGWSHGDQELFSRDELIQHFSMDSITTSAAVFNPEKLLWVNEQTIQATPDSNLATLIEPFLVKGGILEEGHSFPKDDIIRAMPALKTRGKTLIEVAQAGTFYFKETIEYEEKAVTKFLKPEAKPLLESVITGIETMAEPLQSDALEILLKKIAEDAGLKFGKLAQPMRVALTGGTASPGIYDVVLLLGKDRSLARLKHAVGLC, from the coding sequence ATGAACGATAAAGTACGCGTGCGATTTGCCCCCAGCCCTACCGGCTATCTCCATATCGGAGGAGTGAGGACGGCCCTGTTCAATTGGCTTTATGCCCGTAATCAGGGGGGCACCTTCGTCCTGCGCATAGAAGACACCGATGCCTCGCGATCAACCGATGAGTCCATACAGGAAATTCTGGCCGCGATGGCCTGGCTCGGGCTGGATCATGATGAAGGACCCTATAGACAGACCGAGCGCCAGGATTTATACAATCGGAAAATCCAGACCTTGCTCGACAACGGTCAGGCCTACCGCTGTTACTGCTCAGCAGAAAGAGTCGAAGAACTTCGCAAACAATTGCAGGCTGAAGGCAAAAACCCTATGTACGATGGGCTTTGCCGCAACCGTGAAGATCAACCCGATGAACCCCACGTCATCCGCTTGAAGTCTCCATTAAAAGGCAACACCGTCTTCAATGATCTGCTTCGTGGCAATATCAGTTGGGACAACACCGAACTCGACGACTTCATCCTGCAACGGACCGACGGCACCCCCACCTATAACTTTGTTGTAGTGGTTGATGATGCTGATATGAACATCACCCACGTGATAAGAGGCGACGACCATTTATCGAACACTCCAAAACAGATACTGATCTTTGACGCGCTGGGTCTGCCGCGACCGAAATTCGCCCATATCTCGATGATTCTCGGCAACGATAAAAAACGCTTGTCCAAACGGCATGGAGCCACTTCAACGCTCGCTTATCGAGACGATGGCTTTCTGCCCGATGCCCTCGTCAATTATCTTGCGCGGTTGGGCTGGTCGCATGGCGATCAGGAACTATTTTCGCGCGACGAATTGATCCAGCATTTTTCAATGGATTCCATCACCACCTCTGCCGCAGTATTTAATCCTGAAAAACTGCTTTGGGTTAACGAACAGACCATACAAGCCACACCGGATTCAAACCTGGCCACGCTGATCGAGCCGTTTCTGGTAAAAGGGGGGATTCTGGAAGAAGGCCATAGTTTCCCGAAAGATGACATCATCCGCGCCATGCCAGCCCTTAAAACCAGAGGCAAGACGCTAATCGAGGTCGCTCAGGCGGGAACCTTTTATTTTAAAGAAACGATCGAATACGAAGAGAAAGCCGTCACTAAATTTCTGAAACCGGAAGCTAAACCCCTGTTGGAGTCAGTCATCACCGGTATTGAAACCATGGCCGAACCACTTCAAAGTGATGCACTTGAGATCTTGCTCAAGAAAATTGCAGAAGACGCCGGGCTCAAGTTTGGAAAGCTCGCGCAACCCATGCGCGTGGCTCTCACCGGAGGCACTGCCAGCCCCGGCATCTACGATGTCGTCCTGCTGCTCGGGAAAGACAGAAGTCTGGCACGCCTGAAGCACGCGGTCGGTTTGTGTTGA
- a CDS encoding GAF domain-containing protein, translating into MNLISEKFQKNSNLLPLLSLGTAGFVLFIDWVSPLGISDGVLYVALVLLGLLTGKRKYILIEATAGTVLCIFGIFISPSGGELWKVLLNRFLAIIAIWLTAMLCLLQQRTQQKLQNAHKALEENVRIRTQELHQAHEKLIREKSFLELNKNLTAVANISGSVEGTIQFALDQLCRHTDWPVGHLYIVEEGKKDHLISSNIWHFSEEEAFLNFKRITESTSFEPGVGLPGRVLESGKPAWITDATLDENFPRAHLDNNIGIRAGFAFPVLIGKEVVGVMEFFSTRAVEPQTEMLEVMSQAGIHLGRAIERQRAEIHQEKLLSILKERIKELTCLYQVSHLIGTSKSLEMIFNKLEANIKPGWQYPEATRVKVRFDNQTYGSPLFEGSPWMISAPIFVSGIQRGTLEVFYSKEKPQTHEGPFLKEERHLIETLANLLGIAAERITAEKNILKSEDQLRNLYHRLQNIREEERSRIAREFHDQLGQVLTTLKLELDLLDKKLHRIAPALRENTQRLLELVDGTLPAVKQLVMDLRPPVLDDLGLQDAIEWQAQDFEKRTGIDCIVQVHNLPKLLTPEQATALFRIFQETLTNIVRHAQASQVSVCLKQVNGHVILKVADNGKGIKSSKISDSKSLGILGMKERVLPWGGKVDIQGEENKGTTVTIQIHTETT; encoded by the coding sequence ATGAATCTCATTTCCGAAAAATTTCAAAAGAATTCTAATTTGCTGCCGCTCCTTTCCCTGGGAACCGCCGGGTTTGTCCTTTTTATAGACTGGGTCAGTCCTCTTGGGATTTCAGACGGTGTTTTATACGTTGCTCTGGTTTTACTTGGATTACTTACTGGCAAAAGGAAGTACATCTTGATAGAAGCGACCGCAGGAACAGTTCTCTGTATCTTCGGAATTTTTATTTCGCCATCAGGTGGTGAATTATGGAAAGTGCTCTTAAACCGTTTTTTGGCCATCATTGCGATCTGGCTCACTGCCATGTTGTGTTTATTACAGCAACGCACCCAACAAAAACTGCAAAATGCCCATAAGGCTCTTGAAGAAAACGTCAGGATTAGAACACAGGAGCTTCATCAAGCGCATGAAAAACTCATACGTGAAAAATCTTTCCTTGAACTCAACAAAAACCTGACTGCAGTTGCCAATATTAGCGGGTCCGTTGAAGGTACGATCCAATTCGCACTTGATCAACTTTGCCGACATACCGATTGGCCTGTGGGACACCTCTATATTGTGGAGGAAGGCAAAAAAGACCATCTGATATCATCTAACATTTGGCACTTTTCTGAAGAAGAAGCGTTTCTAAATTTCAAAAGGATCACTGAATCAACCAGTTTTGAACCCGGTGTGGGGCTTCCGGGGCGCGTACTCGAAAGCGGCAAACCTGCCTGGATCACTGATGCCACGCTTGATGAAAATTTTCCGCGGGCGCATTTGGACAATAACATTGGCATCCGTGCCGGGTTTGCGTTTCCAGTTTTGATCGGAAAAGAAGTGGTGGGAGTTATGGAGTTTTTCTCCACTCGAGCAGTGGAACCCCAAACAGAAATGCTCGAAGTCATGTCGCAGGCAGGAATTCATTTGGGTCGTGCTATTGAGCGTCAGCGGGCGGAAATTCATCAGGAAAAACTACTCTCAATCCTGAAAGAACGAATCAAAGAGCTTACCTGCTTGTACCAGGTCTCCCATTTAATCGGAACTTCAAAATCCCTCGAAATGATTTTCAACAAACTGGAAGCCAACATCAAGCCCGGTTGGCAATATCCGGAGGCCACACGGGTCAAAGTTCGATTCGACAACCAAACTTACGGGTCACCTCTTTTCGAGGGTTCACCCTGGATGATTTCAGCGCCGATTTTTGTATCCGGCATTCAAAGGGGTACTCTTGAGGTTTTTTATAGCAAAGAAAAGCCACAAACCCACGAAGGTCCATTCCTTAAGGAAGAGCGACATCTGATAGAAACTCTCGCCAATTTATTAGGAATAGCTGCTGAGAGGATAACAGCAGAAAAAAATATCCTCAAATCCGAAGATCAACTGCGAAACCTGTACCACCGGCTACAAAACATCCGCGAAGAAGAGCGTTCACGTATCGCACGGGAGTTCCACGACCAGTTAGGGCAGGTTTTAACTACACTAAAACTCGAGCTGGACCTGCTCGATAAAAAGCTGCACCGCATTGCCCCAGCCCTTAGAGAAAATACTCAACGACTATTGGAACTTGTAGATGGCACTCTGCCTGCTGTAAAACAATTAGTGATGGACTTGCGTCCTCCTGTACTCGACGACCTCGGGTTGCAGGATGCGATTGAGTGGCAGGCTCAGGACTTTGAAAAACGCACAGGCATTGATTGCATTGTACAGGTGCACAATTTGCCCAAATTGCTAACTCCGGAACAGGCAACAGCATTGTTCCGGATCTTTCAGGAAACGCTGACCAATATCGTACGACACGCACAGGCCTCACAAGTTAGTGTATGTCTGAAACAGGTCAATGGTCATGTGATTCTAAAAGTAGCTGACAATGGAAAAGGAATCAAATCAAGCAAGATTTCCGATTCGAAATCTCTTGGTATACTGGGAATGAAGGAACGCGTTTTGCCCTGGGGTGGCAAAGTGGATATCCAGGGCGAGGAAAACAAGGGAACCACAGTGACGATCCAAATTCACACGGAGACAACATGA
- a CDS encoding M1 family metallopeptidase, which produces MSTIRRGFTCLFLSLFFQGALLCPPPALAGGLKRPVEHKLSIELKPHLGTLTAEDALTLYPGKWNEPSFVFLLHGDFKVDPVEIPHQGDWKISATKTRDGSKPINRIEIFKPTNNNWPDFIQFKFRYRGPYRDLQETGEQNSVENAHTVFLSQNSLFYPVIETGNASPLIIFEMQTTTPPGWEVVSEGKRISHIDNGGRISTLWKCDDPMEEIHLITDRYHEFRGRWEDIDLQVFLRSKDPELAQRFIETAKLYIPFYQRLIGSYPFVKFAVVENSEQTGYGMPSFTLLGSQVIRFPFILHTSYPHEILHNWWGNGAFVKTEEGNWSEGLTTYLADHLMQDLKGKGDRYRFQELMKYKNYVSKKNDFPLNEFISRTDMTTQAIGYGKLVMVFHMLRKRIGEKVFLDALHDFYFEHIFKRAGYQNLQEAMEAHSRQDLSTFFRQWISSKGAPQITLGKVSSQKTKTGFQLDFEVLQNQNGSTFDLDLPYIIWSENNAAPLIKMATITQSNQNFSISLSSAPRAILLDPWNEVFRQLNEGEVPPSISQSFGDSQSLIVIEENGEQALQGAYKYIASTLNGKKDTEADWLEQGDHSVWLLGHHFQKNQPLLKWLETKGIIVKQDIIRIDGQPYSLKEHSVALTVPHPKSPRHSISWILLHSAEAAKGLARKLPHYGKYGYLVFKGDQPTNVAKGAWPANPKGRLHRFSNGPLPLPEQKPLVDFRPGDPLE; this is translated from the coding sequence TTGTCAACAATTCGCCGTGGGTTTACCTGCCTTTTCTTGTCCCTTTTTTTTCAAGGAGCCCTTCTGTGCCCGCCTCCTGCACTAGCAGGAGGTCTAAAGCGGCCAGTTGAACACAAACTGTCTATTGAACTGAAGCCACACCTCGGAACGCTAACCGCAGAAGATGCCCTCACACTTTATCCTGGCAAATGGAACGAACCCTCCTTTGTATTCCTCCTTCATGGGGACTTTAAAGTCGACCCGGTCGAAATTCCTCATCAGGGAGACTGGAAAATTTCAGCGACAAAAACAAGGGATGGAAGCAAACCCATAAACCGGATTGAAATTTTTAAGCCCACCAACAATAACTGGCCCGACTTTATTCAATTTAAATTTCGTTACCGGGGCCCCTACCGGGACCTCCAGGAAACGGGAGAGCAAAATAGTGTAGAAAACGCCCACACTGTTTTCCTGAGTCAAAACAGTTTGTTCTACCCGGTCATTGAAACCGGAAATGCATCTCCCCTTATTATCTTTGAAATGCAAACCACCACTCCACCAGGCTGGGAAGTGGTCAGCGAAGGGAAACGTATTTCCCACATTGACAATGGCGGACGTATCTCAACTCTTTGGAAATGCGACGATCCGATGGAGGAAATTCATCTCATCACGGACCGTTATCATGAATTCAGGGGTCGATGGGAAGACATTGACCTGCAAGTGTTCCTGCGCAGTAAAGATCCGGAACTAGCCCAACGTTTTATAGAAACAGCAAAACTATACATCCCGTTTTACCAAAGGCTGATTGGTTCTTATCCCTTCGTTAAATTCGCAGTTGTTGAAAATTCTGAGCAAACGGGTTACGGCATGCCTTCGTTCACATTGCTTGGATCTCAGGTAATCCGTTTTCCTTTCATCCTGCACACCTCTTATCCTCACGAAATCCTTCATAACTGGTGGGGAAATGGAGCGTTCGTAAAAACAGAAGAGGGAAACTGGTCCGAGGGACTCACTACTTACCTTGCCGACCATCTCATGCAGGATCTCAAGGGGAAAGGTGACCGTTATCGTTTTCAGGAATTGATGAAATACAAAAACTATGTGTCCAAAAAAAATGATTTTCCCCTAAACGAGTTTATTTCCCGCACAGACATGACAACTCAGGCAATCGGTTATGGAAAACTCGTGATGGTTTTTCACATGCTACGCAAACGAATTGGAGAGAAAGTTTTTCTGGATGCCTTGCACGACTTTTATTTTGAACATATTTTCAAGCGCGCAGGATACCAGAACCTGCAGGAAGCCATGGAGGCGCACTCAAGACAGGATCTTTCGACTTTTTTCCGACAATGGATTTCTTCAAAAGGAGCTCCCCAAATCACCCTTGGAAAGGTTTCTTCTCAAAAAACAAAAACAGGATTTCAGTTGGACTTTGAAGTCCTCCAGAACCAAAATGGATCTACATTCGATCTGGACCTACCCTACATTATTTGGAGTGAAAACAATGCCGCTCCCCTAATCAAGATGGCAACTATCACGCAATCGAATCAAAATTTTTCAATTTCACTTTCAAGCGCACCACGTGCAATTTTGCTAGATCCCTGGAACGAGGTTTTTAGACAATTGAATGAAGGCGAGGTACCTCCAAGCATCTCTCAATCTTTTGGGGACTCCCAAAGCCTAATTGTCATTGAGGAAAATGGAGAGCAAGCTTTACAGGGAGCCTATAAATATATAGCGTCGACTCTCAACGGTAAAAAAGATACTGAAGCCGATTGGTTGGAACAAGGAGACCATTCCGTCTGGCTGTTGGGCCATCACTTTCAAAAGAACCAACCCCTTTTAAAATGGCTGGAGACAAAGGGCATCATTGTCAAACAAGACATTATCAGGATCGACGGTCAACCGTATTCACTTAAGGAACACAGCGTAGCGTTAACCGTTCCCCACCCAAAGTCACCCCGCCATTCCATTTCCTGGATCCTGCTCCATTCAGCCGAGGCCGCGAAGGGGCTTGCCAGAAAACTGCCCCACTACGGTAAGTACGGTTATCTGGTTTTCAAGGGCGATCAACCCACCAATGTCGCCAAAGGAGCCTGGCCGGCAAACCCGAAAGGGCGACTCCATCGTTTTTCAAATGGCCCTCTACCCTTGCCTGAGCAAAAACCGCTGGTCGATTTTCGCCCCGGTGACCCGCTTGAATAG
- a CDS encoding ABC-ATPase domain-containing protein, producing the protein MNIEAPETLKQRLTRVEGRGYKAYKDLQGTDWAFGPIQLKFEHVQGDAFAEPSRMTANLPFKLSGLPDAVCDTALSRIAVEDFLLRRFHKAVLTRKIKPKGAGKSGIITALFPSQKIIKRSAVTVSKNQIELVFFVGLPAEGRRILGLECWRLFEEDVAGILRQSLAAETLDMPALKLHTETFEDFHCLQGLLNEKGWVGFVTDGSCLARAAGNSDLPLKECQSFIAPEKLSDRVTLPNAGEIRGMPILKGIMLLVGGGFHGKSTLLKALQNAVYPHIPGDGREQVAVNPTAVKVRAEDGRFVNKVDISPFLDNLPGIESTETFSTQNASGSTSQAVNIVESLQSGCKLLLLDEDTCATNFMIRDARMQALIHKEQEPITPFIDRVRELYERFNISAVLVMGGSGDYFDVADTVVAMENFQPHLVSEEARKIAVAMPTGRNRETPMPFPDLIPGRHSPENLKFRKGKREVFISSRGCDSLLLGINEIDTHEIEQLVETGQLEACGWILHALKEWLEKNEGSSVAGVKSLLSKMENNVSCLLPWNNGLVSLPRLHEVMAVLSRMRF; encoded by the coding sequence ATGAATATTGAAGCGCCTGAAACCCTGAAGCAGCGGCTCACAAGAGTAGAGGGTCGCGGTTACAAAGCTTATAAGGATTTGCAGGGAACAGATTGGGCTTTTGGTCCTATCCAGCTAAAGTTTGAGCATGTGCAGGGAGATGCTTTTGCGGAACCCTCGCGTATGACAGCAAATTTACCTTTCAAGTTGAGTGGATTACCGGATGCTGTGTGTGATACGGCTTTGTCAAGGATTGCTGTAGAAGACTTTTTGCTTCGTCGATTTCATAAAGCTGTTTTGACAAGGAAAATAAAGCCAAAGGGTGCTGGAAAAAGTGGGATCATCACTGCGCTTTTCCCATCTCAGAAAATAATTAAAAGGTCAGCCGTAACAGTTTCTAAAAATCAAATCGAGTTGGTGTTCTTTGTCGGTTTACCGGCAGAAGGAAGGCGTATACTGGGTCTGGAATGCTGGCGTTTATTTGAAGAGGATGTTGCCGGTATTTTGCGACAGAGTCTTGCTGCTGAAACGCTGGACATGCCTGCCTTGAAGCTACATACGGAGACCTTTGAAGATTTTCATTGTTTGCAAGGGTTGTTGAACGAGAAGGGTTGGGTCGGGTTTGTTACTGATGGTTCCTGCCTGGCCCGTGCAGCGGGCAATTCCGATTTACCCCTGAAAGAGTGCCAATCGTTTATCGCACCGGAAAAACTTTCAGACAGGGTGACATTGCCCAATGCAGGTGAAATTCGAGGCATGCCAATTTTAAAGGGCATCATGCTTCTGGTAGGCGGCGGGTTTCATGGGAAAAGCACATTATTAAAAGCTCTGCAGAATGCAGTGTATCCGCATATTCCGGGTGACGGACGTGAACAGGTTGCCGTTAACCCTACGGCTGTCAAGGTGCGTGCTGAAGATGGACGTTTTGTGAATAAAGTTGATATCTCCCCATTCCTCGATAATTTGCCAGGAATTGAATCTACTGAAACCTTCTCAACACAAAACGCGAGCGGTTCCACCTCGCAAGCCGTAAATATTGTGGAGTCACTTCAATCTGGATGCAAGTTGCTGCTTCTGGATGAAGACACCTGTGCAACCAATTTTATGATCCGGGATGCCCGTATGCAGGCTTTGATTCACAAAGAACAGGAGCCGATCACACCCTTCATTGATCGCGTACGGGAATTGTACGAACGATTCAATATCAGTGCTGTCCTTGTTATGGGTGGTTCGGGAGATTATTTTGATGTGGCTGATACGGTTGTTGCTATGGAAAACTTTCAACCACACCTTGTCAGTGAAGAGGCGAGAAAAATTGCAGTAGCTATGCCAACTGGACGAAACAGGGAAACCCCCATGCCATTTCCCGATTTAATACCTGGCAGGCATTCACCTGAGAATTTAAAATTTCGCAAAGGAAAGAGAGAAGTGTTTATTTCGTCCCGAGGTTGCGATTCCCTGCTCCTTGGGATAAACGAGATTGACACGCACGAGATTGAGCAATTGGTCGAGACGGGGCAACTGGAAGCATGCGGTTGGATTTTACATGCATTAAAGGAATGGCTTGAGAAAAATGAAGGATCCAGTGTCGCTGGTGTGAAATCACTTCTTTCCAAAATGGAAAACAATGTGTCCTGTCTGTTACCCTGGAATAATGGGCTGGTTTCTTTACCGCGATTGCATGAAGTGATGGCGGTTTTGAGCCGAATGAGATTTTAA
- a CDS encoding response regulator transcription factor, whose protein sequence is MNNLATRRKPITLLIVDDHPLFRRGLKNAFSETNDIEVIGEADSGHGAVNLVKKCKPSLVLLDIALPDKHGLEVVRQMQEEFPKVPLLVLSMYPEDQYAVRFFKAGVAGYLTKDSNMDTILEAVRKVAGGGKFATPKVTEKLAFDFLQTDKPLHELLSDREYQVFLMIASGKTLTEIGEELSLSVKTISTYRTRILEKLKMKKNAEIIYYAIENQLI, encoded by the coding sequence ATGAACAACTTAGCAACCAGAAGAAAACCTATCACCCTCCTGATAGTGGACGACCATCCTCTTTTCCGCAGAGGATTAAAAAATGCCTTTTCAGAAACCAATGATATCGAAGTGATCGGGGAGGCCGATTCGGGACATGGAGCCGTCAACCTGGTCAAGAAGTGTAAACCCAGCCTGGTCCTGCTTGACATTGCCTTACCAGACAAACACGGACTGGAAGTGGTTCGACAAATGCAGGAAGAATTTCCGAAAGTCCCTCTTCTTGTTCTCAGCATGTACCCTGAAGACCAGTACGCTGTTCGCTTTTTCAAAGCCGGTGTTGCGGGCTACCTCACCAAGGACAGCAATATGGACACTATCCTGGAAGCCGTGCGCAAGGTGGCAGGTGGTGGCAAATTCGCCACCCCAAAGGTCACCGAAAAACTGGCATTCGACTTTCTCCAAACAGACAAACCACTGCATGAACTGCTTTCTGACCGCGAATACCAGGTCTTTCTCATGATTGCCTCTGGCAAAACTCTCACTGAAATTGGAGAAGAATTATCTCTCAGCGTTAAAACAATCAGCACCTACCGCACCCGCATTCTGGAAAAACTGAAAATGAAAAAAAATGCAGAAATTATTTACTATGCAATCGAAAATCAGCTGATATAG